The Denitrificimonas caeni genome has a segment encoding these proteins:
- a CDS encoding YdbH domain-containing protein yields the protein MHVFSARPVRFLLRACLLLVLLLIAAVFTLPYTLPWLLQKQGIDLHWQNPQWHYNGFSAAQVNINLNHSATETQQLQLDNFSITFAWHSFPIRHLTASRLQAHWPITSNATNDDDTELALPKSILKWLPQHIDLPSIDANLAGLGVLQGSLNLQASAQGKLWQPSFIDTQLTLSNLQGNWLRSIPLELKPTQLSAQITTHPDHQDTPDGQQLLHFNLYSTGPARLQLNGLLDLQQTPEWQGSLSNAQLFIELAALQHPALSAQDLQARLYFSGHADTQNFSLKLHEHSSLEAQNLEIIDSINAEKVALQLAGLHIQGANAAVAELEVSSPIHMHIAKLSAAQLHSQDWDLHGTLSGPLAQLDLNSSLVGQHGLKLHNHIFLRDGSVTGSLSLDNISFTAGNPLQQTFTDWPQAASIQSGLLRSTVDFNFPPQAAYQLAINLHASELSAKFDNNTLDNLSLDLSAQLAAQQSPNWPTTLTAAQLNIHAATVTTPDLRAEKLQAQTSFSGSGNTESLTLHFAPHSNVQAQKIQLPNIASATKATLQLTGLKLQSDRKNDYAPKIHSPLTAHITNLNAEQLHSQNWDFTGTLNGQLPLLELSGDLKSQHGLTLSSHIRLLKNAVQGNATLHEVYFKAGNPLQKTFSDWPELVTFDSGRLRSEIAFTLPDSAALKVTAKGSASGLNGIINRSELKNLGFDFNAQLNGSTLTLSVPHLTITELDPGVPVSAIELKQAHYRTALDAPLQGTAEWKSIAAQVFNGRVWLDAQQLDLSRKQKLLLQLRGLELQELFRIYPTEGLAGSGIIDGQLPLFIEHDSIYIEAGQLQAREPGVLQFQSEKIEALGRSNPAMRIVADALDDFHFNLLSSGVSYDQSGKLLLNLHLEGQNPDVKKGRPINLNINLEEDIPALLASIQLSGQVSEIIQKRVRERLENR from the coding sequence GTGCACGTATTTAGCGCTAGGCCAGTACGCTTTTTATTACGCGCCTGCTTATTATTGGTGCTGTTATTGATTGCTGCAGTTTTCACACTGCCTTATACGCTGCCTTGGTTACTACAAAAACAAGGTATCGACTTGCACTGGCAGAACCCGCAGTGGCACTACAATGGTTTTAGCGCCGCACAGGTCAACATAAATCTAAATCACAGCGCTACAGAAACGCAGCAGCTGCAGCTGGATAATTTCAGCATCACGTTCGCTTGGCATTCTTTCCCCATTCGCCACCTCACCGCCTCGCGCTTGCAAGCGCACTGGCCGATAACCAGTAATGCGACAAATGATGATGACACCGAGCTGGCTTTACCTAAGAGCATTTTAAAGTGGCTTCCACAGCATATTGACTTGCCCAGTATAGATGCAAATTTAGCCGGTTTAGGTGTGCTGCAAGGCTCTCTTAATCTGCAAGCCAGCGCTCAAGGTAAGCTGTGGCAACCCAGTTTTATTGATACTCAATTAACCTTAAGCAACCTGCAAGGCAATTGGTTGCGCAGTATCCCTCTCGAGTTAAAACCGACCCAACTCAGCGCACAAATCACCACGCACCCTGATCATCAAGACACCCCTGATGGCCAACAGTTATTACACTTTAATTTATACAGTACAGGCCCTGCACGCTTACAACTAAATGGCTTGCTAGATCTGCAACAAACACCAGAATGGCAAGGCAGCCTAAGTAACGCCCAGCTTTTTATTGAGCTTGCCGCCCTGCAGCACCCAGCTCTCAGCGCTCAAGATTTGCAAGCGCGTCTTTATTTTAGCGGCCATGCGGATACCCAAAACTTTTCTTTAAAGCTCCATGAGCACTCAAGTTTAGAAGCTCAAAACCTGGAAATCATTGACAGTATCAATGCAGAAAAAGTTGCCCTGCAATTAGCTGGATTGCACATCCAAGGCGCTAACGCTGCTGTTGCTGAGCTGGAAGTGTCCAGCCCGATTCACATGCACATTGCTAAGCTCAGTGCTGCACAACTGCATAGCCAAGATTGGGACTTGCACGGCACTCTCAGCGGCCCACTCGCCCAACTCGATCTCAACAGCAGCCTAGTGGGCCAGCATGGACTCAAGCTACACAATCACATCTTTTTGCGCGATGGCAGTGTTACCGGCAGCCTCAGCCTAGATAATATTTCGTTTACAGCAGGCAACCCTTTGCAGCAAACATTCACCGACTGGCCACAAGCTGCTTCAATTCAGAGTGGTTTGCTACGCAGCACAGTGGATTTCAATTTCCCTCCTCAAGCAGCGTACCAGCTAGCCATCAACTTACATGCTAGCGAGCTGAGCGCTAAATTCGACAACAATACGTTAGACAATCTGAGCTTGGATTTAAGCGCGCAATTAGCAGCGCAGCAAAGTCCTAACTGGCCAACCACGCTCACCGCAGCGCAGCTCAATATACACGCAGCAACTGTAACCACCCCAGACCTGCGTGCAGAGAAACTCCAAGCACAAACCTCATTCAGTGGCAGTGGCAATACCGAGTCACTGACCCTTCACTTTGCGCCACACTCCAATGTGCAAGCCCAGAAAATACAGCTGCCTAATATTGCCAGCGCAACCAAGGCAACCCTACAGCTCACTGGCCTCAAACTCCAAAGTGACCGAAAAAATGACTACGCACCCAAAATACACAGCCCACTGACTGCACATATCACCAATCTCAACGCAGAACAGCTACACAGCCAGAACTGGGATTTCACCGGCACACTCAACGGTCAGCTGCCGCTGCTAGAGCTCAGTGGTGACCTCAAGAGCCAACACGGCCTCACCCTCTCAAGTCACATACGCCTACTCAAAAACGCAGTACAAGGCAACGCCACGCTGCATGAGGTGTATTTTAAAGCGGGCAACCCGCTGCAAAAAACCTTTAGCGACTGGCCTGAATTAGTGACCTTTGATAGCGGCCGCCTGCGCAGCGAGATTGCCTTCACCCTTCCCGACAGCGCTGCACTTAAGGTTACGGCTAAAGGCAGCGCCAGCGGTTTAAATGGCATTATTAATCGTAGCGAATTAAAAAATCTTGGCTTTGACTTTAACGCTCAACTCAACGGCTCAACACTCACTCTCAGCGTGCCGCACTTAACCATCACAGAGCTGGACCCTGGCGTTCCAGTCAGCGCAATAGAGTTAAAGCAAGCACACTACCGCACCGCCTTAGACGCACCACTGCAAGGCACAGCCGAGTGGAAAAGCATCGCAGCGCAGGTATTTAACGGTCGCGTCTGGCTGGACGCACAACAACTTGATTTAAGTCGTAAGCAAAAGCTGCTGCTACAGCTCCGAGGTTTAGAACTACAGGAGCTGTTTAGAATCTACCCCACAGAAGGTTTAGCCGGTAGTGGCATCATTGACGGTCAGCTGCCGTTATTTATCGAACATGACAGTATCTATATAGAGGCAGGCCAATTACAGGCCCGCGAGCCAGGGGTTTTACAGTTTCAATCAGAGAAGATCGAAGCCCTCGGACGCAGTAATCCAGCCATGCGCATCGTTGCTGATGCTTTAGATGATTTTCATTTTAATCTATTAAGTAGTGGGGTAAGTTATGATCAGTCCGGTAAACTACTGCTTAATCTACACCTCGAAGGGCAAAACCCCGACGTTAAAAAAGGACGCCCCATTAACTTAAATATTAATCTTGAAGAAGATATCCCCGCATTACTTGCCAGTATCCAGCTTAGCGGCCAAGTCAGCGAAATAATTCAAAAACGAGTTCGAGAGCGTCTCGAAAACCGTTAA
- a CDS encoding class I SAM-dependent DNA methyltransferase produces MEAVATQESTEAFITKWKGNSGSERSNFQSFMRDLCTLLQLPLPEPSTGDADQNGYVFERFIASQKTDGNTENRYLDLYRRDCFVLEGKQTGKEIASLSHQNAINAAVAQAERYVRGLPMQEVEHGRPPFIIVVDVGNAIYTYSEFTRTGGNYVAFPDPRHHEIRLDDLHKPEVQQRLRKLWLDPISLDPSKHAAKATRQVSAKLAELAKSLEQSGYDVERVASFLKRCLFTMFAEDVELLPRESFYDLLVDIKDRNPAAFPQAVKALWETMNTGGYSERLMITIKRFNGGLFKGIDPIPLNVEQIQMLIDAAKADWRYVEPAIFGTLLERALDPRERHKLGAHYTPRAYVERLVMPTLIDPLREQWGDIRGAAETLLRQGKQDKALQEVKSFHYQLCQTRVLDPACGSANFLYVALEHMKRLEGEVLGFISELSDGQGVLDADGLTVSPHQFLGLEINPRAAQIAELVLWIGYLQWHYRLNDRLDIPEPILKDFKNIECRDALIDYDSRDPLLDDNGDLVSIWDGISMKASPTTGELIPDETGRATVYQYHNPRRAEWPEAEYIIGNPPYIGARRIRLALGDGYLKALRGVYSEIPEHADFVMYWWARAAEYVGKEESKRFGLITTNSLRQTFSRKVVDTYLNKHKTLAIRYVIPDHPWVDSTDGAAVRVSLICVGSDGTTGEVARVVKEKRSGDNEYQVVLTSVCGVITPNLSIGIDPAKTALLEANEGLSSVGYQLTGKGFTVELSQKQLFESPDSFKIIKPLVSGKDITQRPRALSAIDTFGLSPKEIKNQYPEIYQWLLDRVKPEREQNSVLSLRDTWWAYSRTRETFREALQATNKAIVTSLTAKHRVFVWVNSNTICDSTTVMFALPVAQSLGVLSSRVHVSWSLFAGGRLGIGNDSRYNKTLCFETFPFPTLSPENGSKIGELAEQIDYHRKRQQAEHPDLTLTGMYNVLEKLRAGEELTAKEKTIHQQGLLSLLRELHDELDSAVFEAYGWSDLAEKLVGKPGATTPLPDKPAEQAEAEEELLMRLVELNKQRAQEEAQGLIRWLRPEYQAPDAIQQEADIAIAEGAVSPPKAAAAKGKATFPKTLPEQLKALRETLSASSHTIDSLADTFKQKPKKSIEEGLQSLAALGIAELQASTGVWSIL; encoded by the coding sequence TTGGAAGCCGTCGCAACTCAAGAGTCAACAGAAGCGTTTATCACCAAATGGAAAGGTAATTCCGGAAGTGAGCGCTCTAACTTCCAGTCGTTTATGCGTGATTTATGTACACTTTTACAGCTTCCGCTTCCCGAGCCTAGTACCGGTGATGCTGATCAAAACGGCTACGTGTTTGAGCGCTTTATTGCTTCGCAAAAGACGGACGGCAATACAGAAAACCGTTACCTCGACTTATACCGCCGTGACTGTTTTGTACTTGAGGGTAAGCAAACAGGTAAAGAAATCGCCTCGCTTAGTCACCAGAACGCTATTAACGCAGCGGTTGCTCAAGCCGAGCGCTACGTTCGCGGTCTTCCAATGCAAGAAGTCGAGCATGGCCGCCCGCCCTTTATTATCGTTGTTGACGTGGGCAACGCCATCTACACCTATTCAGAGTTTACGCGCACGGGTGGTAACTACGTTGCCTTCCCTGATCCAAGGCACCATGAAATCCGCCTCGATGACTTGCACAAGCCAGAGGTACAGCAGCGTTTACGTAAGCTATGGCTTGACCCTATTAGTCTAGACCCCAGCAAACACGCCGCTAAAGCGACCCGCCAAGTCAGCGCCAAGCTAGCAGAGCTGGCAAAGTCCCTAGAGCAGAGTGGTTATGACGTTGAGCGCGTGGCTAGTTTCCTGAAGCGCTGCTTATTCACTATGTTTGCTGAGGATGTTGAGCTGCTACCTCGAGAATCCTTTTACGACTTGCTTGTTGATATTAAAGACCGTAACCCCGCAGCCTTTCCCCAAGCGGTTAAAGCACTCTGGGAAACCATGAATACGGGTGGTTACAGTGAGCGACTGATGATTACCATCAAACGCTTTAATGGCGGACTGTTCAAAGGCATTGACCCGATACCGTTAAACGTCGAGCAGATTCAAATGCTGATTGACGCTGCTAAAGCTGACTGGCGTTATGTTGAACCAGCTATTTTTGGTACGTTGCTGGAGCGTGCGCTTGACCCGCGTGAGCGTCATAAACTGGGCGCACATTACACGCCGCGTGCGTATGTTGAACGTCTTGTGATGCCTACGTTGATTGATCCTTTGCGCGAACAGTGGGGTGATATTCGCGGCGCAGCAGAAACCTTACTGCGCCAAGGCAAGCAAGACAAAGCACTGCAGGAAGTAAAATCCTTTCATTACCAGCTTTGCCAAACGCGCGTGCTTGACCCAGCGTGTGGCAGCGCCAACTTCCTCTATGTGGCGCTTGAGCACATGAAGCGACTTGAGGGTGAGGTGCTTGGCTTTATCTCTGAGCTGAGCGACGGACAAGGTGTGTTGGACGCAGATGGTTTAACTGTCAGTCCGCATCAGTTTCTCGGTTTGGAAATTAACCCCCGCGCCGCACAAATTGCCGAACTGGTGCTGTGGATTGGTTACCTACAATGGCATTACCGACTGAATGACCGCCTCGATATACCAGAGCCAATTTTAAAAGACTTCAAAAATATCGAGTGCCGTGATGCCTTAATCGACTATGACAGTCGCGATCCTTTGCTTGATGATAATGGCGACTTAGTATCGATTTGGGATGGCATCAGCATGAAAGCCAGCCCCACTACGGGCGAGCTAATCCCAGACGAAACTGGACGAGCAACGGTGTATCAGTACCACAATCCACGACGAGCTGAATGGCCAGAAGCGGAGTATATTATTGGTAATCCCCCATATATTGGCGCACGAAGGATTAGGCTAGCTTTGGGTGACGGGTACTTAAAAGCGTTGAGGGGCGTTTATTCAGAAATACCAGAGCATGCAGACTTTGTAATGTACTGGTGGGCGCGCGCAGCAGAATATGTAGGAAAAGAAGAGTCCAAGCGCTTCGGGCTTATCACTACAAACAGCTTGCGCCAAACGTTTTCAAGGAAAGTAGTCGACACATATCTAAATAAACACAAGACCTTAGCAATTAGGTATGTAATCCCCGACCACCCATGGGTGGATAGCACAGATGGTGCGGCTGTTAGGGTTAGTTTGATTTGCGTGGGATCAGATGGCACTACAGGTGAAGTTGCAAGAGTAGTTAAAGAGAAAAGGAGCGGTGACAACGAGTATCAAGTTGTTTTAACGAGTGTGTGCGGTGTCATTACACCTAATCTTAGTATTGGTATTGACCCAGCTAAGACGGCTTTATTAGAAGCTAATGAAGGGCTTTCAAGTGTTGGCTATCAGCTGACAGGTAAAGGCTTTACGGTAGAGCTTAGTCAAAAGCAGCTTTTTGAGAGTCCGGATTCATTTAAGATTATTAAACCATTGGTAAGCGGTAAGGATATAACACAAAGACCAAGAGCGCTTTCAGCTATAGATACATTTGGATTAAGTCCTAAAGAAATTAAAAACCAATATCCTGAAATATATCAATGGCTTCTGGATAGAGTTAAGCCTGAACGTGAGCAAAATAGCGTGTTATCTTTAAGAGATACATGGTGGGCATATTCTCGAACGAGAGAAACTTTTAGAGAAGCTCTTCAGGCTACAAACAAAGCTATCGTGACATCATTAACAGCAAAGCATCGAGTGTTTGTATGGGTTAATTCAAATACTATTTGTGATAGCACAACAGTTATGTTTGCTTTGCCTGTAGCTCAAAGTCTTGGAGTATTAAGCTCTCGGGTTCATGTGAGCTGGTCTTTATTTGCAGGAGGCCGTCTTGGTATTGGTAATGACTCGCGTTATAACAAAACACTTTGTTTTGAGACTTTCCCATTCCCAACCTTAAGCCCTGAGAATGGATCTAAGATTGGAGAGCTAGCCGAGCAAATCGACTACCACCGCAAACGCCAGCAAGCCGAACACCCTGATTTAACACTGACTGGCATGTACAACGTGCTTGAAAAACTAAGGGCGGGTGAAGAACTGACCGCTAAAGAAAAAACCATTCACCAGCAAGGTTTGTTGTCTCTGTTGCGAGAGCTACATGACGAACTCGATAGCGCAGTATTTGAAGCTTACGGCTGGTCAGACTTAGCTGAAAAACTTGTCGGCAAGCCAGGCGCAACCACACCTTTACCTGACAAGCCCGCAGAACAAGCAGAAGCTGAAGAAGAACTGCTGATGCGCTTAGTCGAGCTCAACAAGCAGCGCGCCCAAGAAGAGGCACAAGGCCTTATCCGCTGGCTACGCCCAGAGTACCAAGCCCCTGATGCCATCCAGCAAGAAGCTGATATTGCAATCGCAGAAGGCGCAGTAAGCCCGCCCAAAGCGGCAGCAGCCAAGGGCAAAGCGACTTTCCCGAAAACCTTACCGGAACAATTAAAAGCGCTTCGTGAAACCTTGTCAGCAAGCTCGCACACTATAGATAGCTTGGCTGATACATTTAAGCAAAAGCCTAAGAAATCCATTGAAGAAGGCCTGCAATCATTAGCGGCTCTCGGAATTGCTGAGCTTCAAGCAAGCACAGGGGTTTGGAGTATTTTATAG
- a CDS encoding sulfite exporter TauE/SafE family protein, producing the protein MDNIIYEALGIGLLLGTLLGLTGAGGSLVALPLLLSLHLPLRDAVGVSLGAVGLSALIGAVGRWRAGDVHLLPVLLLTVSGLPGSWVGQQLGQLISEFWLVLGFCVLVLWSAWRMWGNASLPELPERKPLNRGMLIFIGFWVGILSGLMGVGGGFLIVPALLWFSPLSMLAATATSMAVIALVSGAGFLMYLDSAQPPMQLLAGIAAGGACGVLIGNKLATRLGGPILQRIFAIMLLSVSLSLAAQKLFQFSL; encoded by the coding sequence GTGGACAACATTATTTACGAAGCTTTAGGTATTGGCTTACTGCTAGGAACTCTCTTGGGCTTAACGGGTGCTGGCGGCTCATTAGTCGCCCTGCCTTTATTGCTCAGCCTGCACCTGCCCTTGCGCGACGCTGTAGGCGTTAGTTTAGGCGCTGTAGGTTTGTCTGCACTGATTGGCGCGGTCGGCCGCTGGCGGGCCGGGGATGTGCATCTTTTGCCTGTGCTACTGCTTACTGTCAGCGGCTTACCCGGCAGCTGGGTTGGCCAACAACTGGGCCAATTAATCAGTGAGTTTTGGTTGGTACTGGGCTTTTGCGTACTGGTTTTATGGTCAGCTTGGCGCATGTGGGGCAACGCGAGCTTGCCTGAGCTGCCGGAAAGAAAACCGCTCAATCGTGGCATGCTAATATTTATTGGTTTTTGGGTCGGCATACTATCGGGCTTAATGGGCGTTGGTGGCGGCTTCTTAATTGTGCCGGCTTTATTGTGGTTCAGCCCGCTGTCCATGCTCGCTGCAACCGCAACATCCATGGCGGTTATTGCTCTGGTGTCTGGTGCAGGGTTCTTAATGTATTTGGACTCAGCGCAACCCCCTATGCAATTGCTAGCGGGTATCGCTGCCGGTGGAGCTTGTGGTGTACTCATCGGTAATAAGTTAGCTACGCGCCTGGGCGGCCCCATTTTGCAGCGTATCTTTGCCATAATGCTGCTGTCGGTAAGTTTATCTTTAGCAGCACAAAAACTCTTTCAGTTTTCTCTATAA
- a CDS encoding tRNA-uridine aminocarboxypropyltransferase: MASEQSKARRRCAECTRPLQHCLCSLIPSLPSRTRVLLLQHPDEAKHALNTARFAAMGLHNAQLIIAETVVELEQYLQLPGYRPCVLFPGEAAQELQAYQGEQLPLLLVVPDGTWRKARKILHCNPLLAALPRVTLPAGLSSRYRLRKAPDENALATVEAVTHALTALEPSVDFSPLLRPFEALIEGQIQAMGAEVYQRNHVDPAD, encoded by the coding sequence ATGGCATCTGAACAAAGTAAAGCGCGGCGGCGCTGCGCAGAATGTACGCGACCTCTGCAGCACTGCTTGTGTAGTTTAATCCCAAGCTTGCCGAGTCGCACGCGAGTCCTGTTGTTGCAGCATCCTGATGAGGCTAAGCATGCGCTCAATACTGCTCGATTTGCTGCTATGGGCTTGCACAATGCGCAGTTAATTATTGCTGAAACAGTGGTTGAGCTTGAGCAGTACTTACAGCTGCCAGGCTATCGTCCTTGCGTACTGTTTCCGGGCGAGGCCGCGCAAGAGCTGCAAGCGTATCAAGGAGAGCAATTACCACTGCTCTTAGTTGTACCGGATGGTACTTGGCGTAAAGCGCGTAAGATTTTGCACTGTAATCCATTATTGGCGGCTTTACCGCGCGTGACCTTACCAGCTGGATTAAGCAGCCGTTATCGCTTGCGCAAAGCGCCTGATGAAAATGCACTGGCAACTGTTGAAGCAGTCACCCATGCCCTGACGGCACTTGAGCCTAGCGTTGACTTCAGCCCGCTCTTGCGCCCTTTCGAGGCCTTAATTGAAGGGCAGATTCAAGCAATGGGTGCTGAGGTTTATCAACGTAATCATGTCGACCCTGCAGACTAA
- a CDS encoding YdbL family protein yields the protein MTLRKYLMPFLLVGSLMSTTVLAMDLNTAMSNLSQAKASGLLGEQPNGYLGIVIIQGDAEQIARLINEARRAEYQRLAKANNLQLSDVETMAGKKALEKTPAGHYIYLNGKWLKK from the coding sequence ATGACTCTTCGTAAATATTTAATGCCTTTCCTACTGGTGGGCAGCCTTATGAGTACAACCGTCTTAGCCATGGATTTGAACACGGCAATGAGCAATCTTAGCCAAGCCAAAGCCTCCGGCTTGCTCGGTGAACAGCCCAACGGTTACTTAGGCATTGTCATTATACAAGGTGACGCAGAGCAGATTGCCCGTCTTATCAACGAAGCTCGCCGCGCTGAATACCAACGCTTAGCAAAAGCTAATAATCTCCAACTCAGTGATGTAGAAACCATGGCCGGCAAAAAAGCTCTCGAGAAAACCCCTGCTGGTCACTATATTTACCTGAATGGCAAATGGCTGAAAAAGTAA
- a CDS encoding acyl-CoA thioesterase yields MNFHTRKWIKPEDLNPNGTLFGGSLLRWVDEEAAIYAIVQLCNQKVVTKRISEVNFVSSAQQGDIIELGIEATAFGRASITLRCVVRNKITHKNIPTIERMLFANIGPDGKPAAHGKTETSYSHDVNKPE; encoded by the coding sequence ATGAATTTTCACACTCGGAAATGGATAAAACCAGAAGATTTAAACCCTAATGGCACGCTGTTTGGTGGCAGTCTGCTGCGCTGGGTTGATGAAGAGGCGGCGATTTATGCCATTGTGCAGCTGTGTAATCAGAAGGTCGTGACCAAGCGCATTTCAGAAGTTAATTTCGTTAGCTCAGCGCAACAAGGCGATATTATTGAGTTGGGTATTGAAGCGACGGCCTTTGGTCGAGCATCGATCACTTTACGCTGTGTGGTGCGTAACAAAATCACTCATAAAAATATACCGACCATTGAGCGCATGCTGTTTGCCAATATAGGCCCTGATGGTAAGCCTGCCGCGCATGGTAAAACTGAGACCAGCTACAGCCATGATGTGAATAAGCCAGAGTGA
- a CDS encoding methyl-accepting chemotaxis protein, which produces MKNIKVSVKLAISIGAILLLIIILAANGLYNINHILMRGDNTLQLTQIDLASKDLLIASSRYNASADEKYIQQTQALIADIQKNITNVRPKLTEQHGIEAINQIATNVENYSKAFADNVQAQQKQASNLDSAVSSGLQTIALLNELNELVNGSAQQPILHEDFYDTVTGRLAADLAQARYILAYTARVFLMEESAQSLQRLEDRFTELQAISQQLRPRLHGQAASLLADSSVALESYMSVLRQTYELDQAQLAAAAVVDNVYANMRRNIDQILEIQTVFRAKVASSAKFTSITLTLIAIVLGSLIGILIVRQITRPLNQAISIAQAIGNSDMTGTSVEQRKDEFGTLLKALNQTRNNLSGALGEVNGITTQLAAAAEELSVVTNQTSAGVHNQRIETEQVATAMNEMSATVHEVAQNAEEAATAAQKADHQAKTGNQALQVVLSDINTLSQDVHTSAEAIQRLNQDSTSIGTVLTVINSIAEQTNLLALNAAIEAARAGEAGRGFAVVADEVRNLAHRTQQSIAQIEELIANLQQGSQNAVATMDSSRTLASLTLEHAQEAGEELTAITRTVSEIQAMNIQIATAAEEQSAVAEEINVNVDNVNNIADQSAAAVEETSASAAELARLSQSLQSLVARFKI; this is translated from the coding sequence ATGAAAAACATCAAGGTATCAGTCAAACTCGCCATTAGTATTGGCGCTATTTTGCTACTGATTATAATTTTAGCGGCAAATGGTCTCTACAATATCAATCACATTCTTATGCGTGGTGACAACACCCTGCAGCTGACTCAGATTGACCTTGCCAGTAAAGATTTGTTAATCGCCAGCAGCCGTTATAATGCATCTGCTGATGAAAAATATATCCAACAAACACAAGCACTGATTGCTGATATTCAAAAAAACATAACCAACGTCAGACCTAAGCTCACCGAACAGCATGGTATTGAAGCCATTAACCAAATCGCAACCAATGTCGAAAACTACAGCAAAGCCTTTGCTGATAATGTCCAAGCGCAGCAAAAGCAAGCAAGTAACCTCGATAGCGCAGTGAGCAGTGGCTTGCAAACAATCGCCTTGCTAAATGAATTGAATGAGCTGGTTAACGGCAGCGCGCAACAACCGATCCTGCATGAAGATTTCTACGACACTGTGACCGGGCGCCTTGCTGCAGACTTAGCGCAAGCGCGTTACATACTCGCCTATACAGCGCGGGTTTTCTTAATGGAAGAAAGTGCACAGAGCCTGCAACGCTTGGAAGATCGCTTTACCGAACTACAAGCAATCAGCCAACAGTTACGCCCTAGACTGCATGGCCAAGCAGCAAGCTTGCTCGCAGATTCATCTGTAGCATTAGAGAGCTACATGAGTGTTCTACGCCAAACATACGAACTAGACCAAGCGCAATTAGCTGCTGCAGCAGTAGTGGATAATGTTTATGCGAATATGCGCAGAAATATTGATCAAATTTTAGAGATTCAAACAGTATTCCGTGCCAAAGTGGCCAGCAGTGCAAAATTCACCTCAATAACTCTGACATTAATCGCTATCGTGCTGGGCTCGTTAATTGGCATATTGATCGTCAGACAAATAACCCGCCCGCTGAATCAAGCCATCAGCATTGCTCAGGCCATCGGTAACAGTGATATGACCGGTACTAGCGTCGAGCAACGTAAAGATGAGTTTGGCACCTTACTCAAAGCCCTTAATCAGACTCGTAATAACCTCAGTGGCGCGCTGGGCGAAGTCAACGGTATCACCACACAGCTTGCTGCTGCTGCCGAAGAGCTATCGGTGGTGACCAACCAAACCAGTGCCGGCGTACATAACCAGCGCATCGAAACTGAGCAAGTGGCGACGGCGATGAATGAAATGTCAGCCACAGTGCATGAGGTTGCACAAAACGCAGAAGAAGCGGCAACAGCTGCGCAGAAAGCGGACCACCAAGCGAAAACTGGTAACCAAGCTCTGCAAGTTGTTTTATCTGATATCAATACGCTCTCGCAAGATGTGCACACCAGTGCTGAAGCCATCCAGCGCCTCAATCAAGACAGCACCAGCATCGGTACTGTTCTAACTGTAATTAATAGCATTGCTGAGCAAACCAACTTGCTCGCGCTCAATGCTGCCATTGAAGCGGCTCGTGCTGGCGAAGCCGGTCGAGGTTTTGCCGTGGTTGCTGACGAAGTACGCAACTTAGCGCATCGTACTCAGCAGTCGATTGCACAAATTGAAGAGCTGATTGCCAACTTGCAACAGGGCTCGCAAAATGCAGTTGCGACAATGGATAGCAGTCGCACCCTAGCAAGTTTAACCCTAGAGCACGCTCAGGAAGCAGGTGAAGAGTTAACAGCAATTACCCGCACTGTGTCTGAGATTCAAGCGATGAACATACAGATTGCTACCGCCGCAGAAGAGCAAAGCGCCGTAGCAGAAGAAATTAACGTAAACGTGGACAACGTCAATAATATTGCTGACCAATCAGCTGCTGCAGTTGAAGAAACATCGGCTTCTGCTGCTGAGCTGGCACGACTGAGTCAATCATTACAAAGCTTGGTTGCGCGCTTTAAAATCTAA
- a CDS encoding YnbE family lipoprotein: MRTNLFLSVFVLALLSSACTPTVQIAAPSEPININLNVKIEHEILIKVDKALDNILDESSGLF; encoded by the coding sequence ATGCGTACAAACCTTTTTTTAAGTGTTTTTGTACTAGCCCTATTAAGTAGCGCCTGCACCCCTACGGTGCAAATTGCAGCACCTAGCGAGCCCATCAATATCAACTTAAATGTCAAAATTGAACATGAAATCCTTATCAAGGTTGATAAAGCCCTCGATAACATTCTCGACGAATCCAGCGGTTTATTCTAA